A window from Aerococcus sp. Group 1 encodes these proteins:
- a CDS encoding NADPH-dependent FMN reductase: MAKKVVVLVGSLREGSYARQIAHNAIDMFSDDYEAEILEIRDLPLYDADYDDAEMTNKPLPDSYVSFRQSISDAAGVLFVTPENNRTIPACLKNAVDVASKPKGKVAWTNTPAAIISHSVGAMGGYSANKNLRLALSYFVMPTIQQPEVFLGHSADLLDENGKFKQESTINFVQSYIDQFEDLMAKNPKN, encoded by the coding sequence GCACGCCAGATTGCCCATAATGCGATCGACATGTTTAGTGACGACTATGAAGCAGAAATTCTAGAAATTCGTGACCTACCCCTTTATGATGCGGACTATGATGACGCTGAAATGACCAATAAACCTTTACCAGACAGCTATGTTAGCTTCCGTCAATCCATTAGTGATGCGGCTGGTGTCTTATTTGTGACTCCTGAAAATAATCGGACTATCCCAGCCTGCCTAAAAAATGCTGTTGATGTGGCTTCAAAACCAAAAGGTAAAGTGGCATGGACCAATACACCCGCTGCCATTATTTCTCATTCTGTGGGAGCAATGGGCGGATACAGTGCCAATAAAAATTTACGTTTAGCCTTGTCTTACTTCGTAATGCCAACCATCCAACAACCTGAAGTCTTCTTGGGGCATTCAGCTGATCTCTTAGATGAAAATGGGAAATTTAAGCAAGAATCAACGATTAATTTCGTTCAATCATACATTGATCAATTCGAAGACTTGATGGCTAAAAATCCTA